Part of the Mycolicibacterium sp. TY81 genome is shown below.
TTGGCCACACGCGGCGTACGTCCAAAGGTGAGGCTCCCGTGGGCACCACGACCAGATCGGCCAGTTCGATCGCCTCCTGAATGACCTGGGCCGTACCAGGGGGAGTGTCGACGATCGTCAGCTCCTGGCGGCCACTCACATCGAGCGGCCGCCTTGCCGGCACCACAGGGAAGGGGAACGGGTCGTCGCCGGCGGCTGCCGCCCACTCCAGTGCCGACCCCTGAGGGTCGGCATCGATAAGGGCGACATCGAGGCCGCGGCGTTGCGCCGCTGTGGCGAGGTACACCGCCGACGTTGTTTTCGCAACGCCACCCTTGGTGTGCACCAAAGAAACCGTAGGCATGCCCGCGACTATACGTCCCAACGTAATGACGCATATGCATCAACACGCCATTACGTTATTACGTCACATCAGGTCAAGCCACGGTTTCACTAGTCGTTATCGAACCGTTACCACCTTGGTTGTCGGGAATCGGGCCAAAAACAGGTCATAGGGAGGCGTGAACGGCACTACCCACCCGCACGCGCCCAGAACTCGTCGTCACTTCCTGACGAGATGCTGCACCGCCCTG
Proteins encoded:
- a CDS encoding ParA family protein — its product is MPTVSLVHTKGGVAKTTSAVYLATAAQRRGLDVALIDADPQGSALEWAAAAGDDPFPFPVVPARRPLDVSGRQELTIVDTPPGTAQVIQEAIELADLVVVPTGASPLDVRRVWPTLEITAHRPTAVLLTGVDLRTRLADEVKTLLENEGVPVIGTRIVRREGIRRAFGATPDHLYGYDDVLNELMEALVHV